In Ipomoea triloba cultivar NCNSP0323 chromosome 7, ASM357664v1, a single genomic region encodes these proteins:
- the LOC116025547 gene encoding putative methylesterase 11, chloroplastic, which translates to MGNSFACFSQNQQKSAAKTRPPAPAPVPLPPSLSISGSRKSQKVVPSSSSSMKERFDEAYIKEQAMTAVLLLRQHHQQQNGGVSQFDRSVSLRDALSSSSSRRQKKIPRSSSSRPTSSLFDSLPQSLHPLQQDPNTEDTEETRHFVLVHGGGFGAWCWYKTTTFLKESGYQVDAIDLTASGAHPHDSDSITTLAQYIKPLTYFLENLPRDRKVILVGHDIGGACISYAMELHKSKISKAIFVAAAMLKNEQSILDMFSQKPGMDDLFQRAQIFMYANGKKHPPTAINFDRSLVKDTFFNQTPAKDVELASVSMRPVPFAPLTEKLSLSATNYGSIPRFYIKTQEDFAIPLPLQEAMIHSNPPQQVFLLKGSDHSPFLSRPQALHKVLVEISHILPK; encoded by the exons ATGGGGAACTCATTTGCATGTTTCTCTCAGAATCAACAAAAATCGGCGGCGAAAACACggccgccggcgccggcgccggttCCTCTTCCGCCATCTCTGTCAATCTCAGGTAGCCGGAAATCCCAGAAGGTTGTTCCATCGTCATCGTCTTCCATGAAAGAGAGGTTCGATGAAGCTTATATTAAGGAACAGGCTATGACTGCTGTGTTGCTCCTACGACAACATCATCAGCAGCAAAATGGCGGTGTTTCTCAGTTTGATCGCTCGGTTTCTCTTAGAGACGCTTTGTCGTCGTCTTCTTCAAGGAGGCAGAAAAAGATTCCCAGAAGCTCTAGTTCTCGCCCCACCAGCTCGCTCTTTGATTCTCTTCCTCAATCTCTGCACCCTCTCCAACAG GACCCAAATACCGAAGATACAGAAGAAACCAGACATTTTGTTCTGGTTCATGGAGGTGGCTTTGGAGCATGGTGCTGGTACAAAACCACAACATTTTTAAAAGAATCTGGATATCAAGTTGATGCCATAGACTTAACTGCTTCTGGAGCTCATCCCCATGATTCAGACTCCATCACAACTCTTGCACAATACATAAAGCCCCTCACATATTTTCTCGAAAATCTCCCTCGCGATAGAAAG GTTATCTTGGTAGGACATGACATTGGGGGAGCATGCATTTCATATGCAATGGAGTTGCATAAATCGAAAATCTCCAAAGCAATTTTTGTGGCTGCAGCAATGCTGAAGAATGAGCAGAGTATACTTGACATGTTCTCCCAAAAG CCCGGGATGGATGATCTGTTTCAGCGGGCGCAGATCTTCATGTACGCAAATGGGAAGAAACATCCTCCTACCGCTATAAACTTCGACAGATCATTAGTGAAAGATACCTTCTTTAACCAAACCCCTGCTAAG GATGTGGAATTAGCATCAGTATCAATGAGGCCGGTCCCCTTCGCGCCCTTGACAGAGAAACTCTCTCTTTCTGCCACAAATTATGGTTCAATCCCAAGATTTTATATCAAAACACAAGAAGATTTTGCCATCCCACTCCCACTCCAAGAGGCCATGATTCATTCAAATCCTCCTCAACAAGTTTTCCTGCTCAAAGGCTCTGATCATTCTCCTTTTCTGTCAAGGCCTCAGGCTTTGCACAAGGTTTTGGTAGAGATATCACACATTTTGCCAAAATGA
- the LOC116025548 gene encoding agamous-like MADS-box protein AGL62: MAKRPSMGRQKIKIEKIEIKNHLQVTFSKRRSGLFKKASELCILCGVEVAIIVFSPAGKVFSFGHPNVDPIIDRFLVPRSRHHHAANATAHLVEAHRSAAVREMNLQLTQMTAETEIERKRGEALDEMRKERRRRCWWEAPVSELRLPELEQLRDAMDELKKNVAAQAESIMAAAVNTSTFLAMNGTAAPAAGIFDPSEAKPPRIMGSNTHNHHHHHALHDFGYDLAFS, from the coding sequence ATGGCAAAGAGGCCAAGTATGGGGAGACAAAAGATCAAGATCGAGAAAATAGAGATCAAAAACCACCTTCAAGTCACTTTCTCGAAACGCCGTTCCGGGCTGTTCAAGAAAGCGAGTGAATTGTGTATTCTTTGTGGGGTCGAGGTGGCTATTATCGTCTTTTCGCCGGCAGGAAAAGTGTTTTCTTTCGGGCACCCGAACGTGGACCCCATCATCGACCGGTTCCTCGTCCCCCGGAGCCGCCACCACCACGCCGCGAACGCCACCGCCCACCTGGTGGAGGCGCACCGGAGCGCCGCCGTGCGGGAGATGAACCTGCAGCTGACGCAGATGACGGCGGAGACGGAGATCGAGAGGAAGCGAGGGGAGGCGCTGGATGAGATGAGGAAGGAGAGGCGGCGGCGGTGCTGGTGGGAAGCTCCGGTGAGCGAGCTCCGGCTGCCGGAGCTGGAGCAGCTGAGAGACGCCATGGATGAGCTCAAGAAAAACGTTGCCGCCCAGGCGGAGAGTATCATGGCGGCGGCGGTCAATACTTCCACGTTTCTTGCTATGAACGGAACGGCGGCGCCGGCCGCCGGAATATTTGATCCGTCGGAGGCAAAACCGCCGAGAATTATGGGTAGCAATActcataatcatcatcatcatcatgcaCTGCATGACTTTGGATATGATCTTGCGTTTTCCTGA
- the LOC116025546 gene encoding cell division control protein 48 homolog B, producing MDNSNGSTTAVGGWTAEEAIAGNAEALCALRELIMYPLLYSQESKKLGLRWPRGLLLYGPPGTGKTSLVRAVVQECGAHLIVISPHSVHRAHAGESERILREAFAEASSHAKLGKPSVIFIDEIDALCPRRDSRREQDIRIASQLFMLMDSNKSLSTSGLHVVVVASTNRVDMIDPALRRSGRFDAEIEVTTPNEDDRFHILKLYTKKLPLDPNVDLRAIAASCNGYVGADLEALCREATMSAAGRSSTSNQEDGSWNVVMDDWKHARSVVGPSITRGVVVEVPKVSWEDIGGLKGIKKKLQQAVEWPLRHSEAFARLGVSPLRGILLHGPPGCSKTTLAKAAAHAAQASFFSLSGAELYSMYVGEGEALLRNTFRRARLASPSIIFFDEADVVAAKRGGSSSGSSTVGERLLSTLLTEMDGLEQVKGILVLAATNRPQAIDAALMRPGRFDLVLYVPPPDLEARYEILRVHTRNMKLDADVDLRQLAENTELFTGAELEGLCREAGIVALREDISATVVCDRHFQNVRQSLNPALTREEIESYSSFMKKNPSLRSSGSLESCSKGAKNLHLLTSPVTIGIVSLVLFAAMKYLFTPAEILSREMRST from the exons ATGGACAACAGCAATGGAAGCACAACAGCCGTCGGAGGGTGGACGGCGGAGGAAGCCATTGCTGGAAATGCAGAGGCACTCTGTGCTCTTCGAGAACTCATCATGTATCCTCTCCTCTACTCTCAGGAGTCAAAAAAGCTTGGCCTCAGA TGGCCTCGTGGCTTGTTACTTTATGGTCCTCCGGGTACTGGAAAG ACAAGCTTGGTTCGAGCAGTTGTTCAAGAATGTGGAGCACATTTGATTGTAATTAG CCCTCATAGTGTTCACAGAGCACATGCTGGTGAAAGTGAGAGAATTTTGCGGGAAGCATTTGCTGAAGCATCATCTCATGCAAAACTTGGGAAGCCATCAGTTATCTTTATAGATGAAATTGATGCTCTCTGTCCTCGTCGGGATTCTAG AAGGGAGCAAGACATTCGTATAGCTTCTCAACTTTTTATGTTGATGGACTCCAATAAATCACTTTCAACATCTGGATTACATGTTGTTGTAGTAGCATCTACGAATAG AGTGGATATGATTGATCCTGCTTTAAGAAGATCTGGGCGTTTTGATGCTGAGATTGAGGTAACAACCCCTAATGAAGATGATCGTTTCCATATCCTCAAG CTTTATACGAAGAAGCTTCCTTTGGATCCAAATGTTGACCTGCGGGCCATTGCTGCCTCTTGCAATGGTTATGTTGGGGCAGATTTAGAAGCTTTATGCCGCGAAGCTACTATGTCTGCAGCTGGAAGATCCTCAACATCAAATCAAGAAGATGGCTCTTGGAACGTAGTGATGGATGACTGGAAGCATGCCAGGTCTGTCGTTGGTCCTAGTATAACAAGAGGTGTAGTTGTCGAAGTCCCTAAGGTTTCTTGGGAGGATATTGGAGGACTGAAAGGCATAAAG AAAAAGCTGCAGCAAGCTGTTGAGTGGCCGTTGAGACATTCCGAAGCATTTGCACGGTTAGGTGTATCGCCTCTTCGTGGAATCCTTCTTCATGGACCTCCAGGGTGCTCTAAAACAACCCTCGCGAAAGCTGCCGCTCATGCTGCCCAGGCTTCGTTTTTCTCCTTGAG TGGCGCAGAGCTGTACTCGATGTATGTTGGCGAAGGTGAAGCGTTATTGCGCAATACGTTTCGAAGAGCTCGACTTGCGTCACCGAGCATAATTTTCTTTGATGAAGCCGATGTTGTTGCTGCCAAACG TGGAGGAAGTTCAAGTGGAAGTAGTACGGTTGGGGAGAGACTTCTTTCTACTCTTCTGACCGAAATGGACGGCCTAGAGCAAGTTAAG GGAATTCTTGTTTTGGCTGCTACGAATCGTCCTCAGGCAATTGATGCTGCTCTTATGCGACCTGGACGATTTGATCTG GTTCTCTACGTGCCCCCACCGGATTTAGAAGCTCGATATGAGATCCTTCGTGTACATACGCGCAACATGAAATTAGATGCCGATGTGGATCTTAGACAACTAGCTGAAAACACCGAGCTCTTCACCGGGGCCGAGTTGGAGGGCCTGTGCAGAGAAGCGGGAATCGTTGCTTTAAGAGAAGATATATCAGCCACGGTTGTGTGCGATCGACACTTCCAAAATGTCCGCCAGTCGTTAAATCCGGCGCTCACCCGGGAAGAAATTGAATCGTATTCCTCCTTCATGAAGAAGAACCCATCTCTGAGATCTTCTGGTTCACTTGAATCCTGCTCCAAAGGGGCCAAGAATCTGCATTTGCTGACAAGTCCTGTTACAATTGGTATTGTTAGCTTAGTTTTGTTTGCTGCCATGAAATATCTGTTCACCCCTGCTGAGATTTTGTCTAGAGAAATGAGAAGTACTTAG